GGTGAATCGGAAAAGGTTGTCGGTGAAGCAATAAAACATCTCGATCGCGACGACATTGTGCTTGCCACAAAAGTCTATTTCCCCATGGGCAATGGACCAAATGACGGCGGACTGTCGCGTAAGCATATTTTTGAGCAGTGTCATCACAGCTTGAAGCGTCTGGACACAAGCTACATTGATCTCTATCAGTGTCATCGCTTTGATCCAAACGTGTCGATGGAAGAACTTGTGCGCACGATGGATGATTTAACACGACAAGGAAAAATACTTTACTGGGGAGTCAGTGAATGGCCCGCTGAAAAAATTGTCGAGGCAGTTGAAGTTGCATCGAAACTAAACGCACCGCCACCTGTTTCCAATCAACCTTTCTACAACATGCTGGGAAGATCTATAGAAGAATCAGTTATTCCAACGTGCGAAAAATTAGGTTTGGGACAAGTTGTTTTCTCCCCTCTGGCGCAAGGTGTTCTAACCGGCAAATACAAGCCTGGACACAAACACCCGACAGATAGCCGAGCGGCAGATCCCAGACAAAACGCGTTTATGGTAGGCCGTGACTTAATGTCTGATGCCACACTGGAAAAAGTCCAGCAATTGGCTCTAATTGCCAACCAATTGGGTATTTCGAACGCCCAGTTGGCTCTTGCCTGGTGTTTGCGCCTAGGCAATATCAGCAGCTGCATCATTGGAGCGACAAAAACAAGCCAAATTGATGATAATGTCAAAGCCAGCGGTATCAAATTGTCTCAAGATGTCCTCAAACGAATTGATGATATCGTGAGCGCCAACTATGCTGGAATTAGTTAACTCTTGGAGGAGAAATAATGGCTGTAACAGTAAAACGAGCCTCTATGTGGCGTAAGGAGATAACCAATAAACCAGGAACTCTGGCAGACTCTCTAAAAACGCTATCCAAGTCAGGCGTCAATCTGCAAACAGTTATGGGTTATGTTTATCCAGGACAACCCAAGAAGGCTGCAGTTGAGGTTTACCCGGTTTCCGGTTCCAAGGCAGTGAAAGCGGCCAAATCTTCCCGCTTCAAGGCAGGCGAAGTGCACTGCCTATTAGTCGAAGGCGACGACAAGATTGGTCTTTGTCACAGAATGGCTGAAGCCATCTCGGATGCAGGCATCAATTTGAATTTCGTTGTTATCCAAGTATTCGGCAGAAAATATTCCGGTTGGTTTGGCTTTAAGACAGAAGCAGATGCTGCCAAGGCAGTACCCATCATTAAAGCCATCAACATGGGCACATCTTTGCCAGGTACGAAAAAACCGGCTAAGAGAAAACCATCGAAAGTCAGAAAAGCTGCTAAAAGAGCTGGAGCTAAAGTTATCAAACTAAGTTCGGCTAAGAAGCGCAAAAAAGGTACTACCGCAAAAGCAGCTATGAGACGGACAGCCGGCAAGAAAAAGACCAAGAAAAAGACCAGCAAGCGCAGATAAAGCCAGCTTAGACAATTAAACAAGGGGATGGTTTTGACGACAGCAAATAAATCATCCCCTTGTTATCATTAAGGAAACAATTGGAGGCAGCGGCGATGTTTCGAATTCTACTTATGATCTTAGCTTTCCAGCTATTTCTGCCGGCGTTTGCCGCCAAGTCTGGAATCATGACCGAAACCGAGGCAAAGACAGATAATTTGTTTACTCCACCAGACTTTGTGACATTTGCTCAGATAAGCATGGACGCCCCAGAAATTATTCTGGCAGTCGAAGGGGTCAACGCAACTATCAAGCGCGTACCAAAATTGAGCCAGATAAATGTTTCCAGCAATTGTCCGGGACACTGGAATTGCACAAGAAATGTCATTCGCCAGGTAGCGGCCCTCAATATGCCGAAAGGGGTCGCCATTCGTGCTGACTCAGCAGGCGGCGTCGCCCTGGTTAACGGCAAAGTTTACGGACTTCCAAGCAGCGGTGGTCAGATAAAAGGGCTTAAAATTGAAAACGGACAAGTGATTATCAATGGCCAGCCTATGCAACCTCTACAAGGCTCGGACAAGGCAGGCAGCTGCACAGGACCCGATGTCCTTGAAGTACAAGTCCCTGACACCTATATGGGTGATTTGCGCCTTCTTATCAACGGCAATTCTCAGGTAGCAGTGGACGGGTGGAAAAACGGCGCTGTGCAGGCAAACGTGGCAACAAACGGCACTTTGTCGGCAAACAAATTGGACAAGGTCGCCAAACTGGTTATAGATGTGCAAGGCAAGGGAAAAGCACATGTAGGAAACATGACTGCAAAAACTCTTGTAGTCAATATCGTTGGAGACGGCAACATAACAATTGACCACGGAACGGCAGATGTAAGCAATGCCACCATATCCGGTACCGGAACAATAAGTTTGCACGGCAAGTACAACAATATGCAGAAAGACGTTAAGGGTCAGGGCGTAATCGAAATTCTGGACTAATGGATCTTAATAAACTCGCAGATCTAGTCGAACAAATGTCAATCGAGCATAGCTATCCCGGCTATGACGTTAGATCCACACATTTAGGTATGCCGGACTCGGTAACCAAATCACCTGCACGGTTATTTGGATTAGCTTTAGAACACGAAAGTGTCATGGTCAAATTAGTCGCTCTGCGCTGGTTCTATGACAGACCAGGCGATGCTAAGCGATATCAAAAGACTTTATTGGATCTTCTTGCCAGTCCCGATGAATGGGTACGTCTGGAAACAGCCAAGACAATAAGCCGCATCCACAACGTGGACGAGCAAGTTGCAATTGCCGTATCGAAATTGTTGTCCGATCCAAACATGGAAGTGCGCAAGCACGCAGCCAAAGCACTGGGCAAACTTGGACACAAGAATTCGGAGATTATCGAAAACTTGCAAAAAGCAAGTAGCGACTCTGATCGCGAAGTACGCTGGAAAGCAGAAAAAGCATTGCGCCTTTTAGGTGCTTACCAATAGACTCTGCTAAAGTCCTGGAAATCGCTTAGCGATTTCTTTCAGACGTTCGGCGAATTTATGCTTCTCTTGCAAGCGATTAGCGTAGTCGTACTCGAAGTACTGCTCGAGAAAATTGAGATTGTATCTGACAATCTTCAATAATTCTTCAAGCGTTGAATCAACGTCGCTATTAAACATCTTGAGCTCAGGCAAACAACCGTCAGGTCTGAGTTGTTTGCCTTGAGCCAAGAAGTTATGCGCCTTAGCGCAAAGCGTTGCGTATTCAGAGGCCAACAGATGGAAGTGATGACAAATTATCTTCTCTTCCAGAGTCACTCGTTTGTCGGCCAGGAGCTGAATCACTTCACTTATCTTGTCGATAAGCTTATTGATTGTTCTCAGCTCAGCCAGCCAAGCAACATAGTCACCATCGGCGTATTGAATTTCAGAACTTGCGTTCAAGTCTCAGTAAGTCTTTTAGGAGACGGCTACTGGTTGCTCGGCAACAACGGTAACGGACGATGGGGACATCGACTGTCCGCTGCCTTGCGTGCGTTTGAAATTATCCAAATAGCGACGTAATGCTTCTCTAATCAAATCGGATCTTGTACGGTGCTCACATTGGGCAATGTAGTCAGCCTGTTCGAGCATTGCTTGTGGAATTGCAATCAGCACCTTTTTTGGCATTAGTTAGTCCTCTCAAATTCAAACGGTAAACCAGATCTAGATCCCCGATAGGCAGGAATCTAAAACAACTTATACGAAGGGGTTCCTCAGATAATTCTGATAAATTGCCGCCGCATGTACGATTTATAGTGGTCGGCAACAACAGCTATAAACTCTACACAACAGAATCGATATCGTAAAGGTCTAAAATGCCCCGTAATGTGTATTTGTGGTGTTCAAGACATAAAAAGGATTTCCTGAAACTTACGCGGTATATATGCTGGGTGTCTCTTTGTACAAACAGCCTCTATATTTCCTCGCATTATGAGAGTAGAAATGCATTATCACTCTATGTTTTTTCATTGTCGTTTGATACACGATCTCATTCTCATCTGTAGGGGCGCATTGCATGCGCCCGAATAAAATTTTGAACGCAGATAACGTAAGATCGAAGCTGCTTAAATAACTGAGATTCTCGAGATAGAAAGAGAAAATCGAAAGTAAATGTGAACGACGTGATCATCTCAAGTTGGAATGTCAATTCAATCAATGTACGCCTCCAGCACGTATTAGACTGGCTTGAAAAGACCAAACCAAATGTACTTTGCCTGCAAGAAATAAAGACTGTCGACGAGAAATTTCCGCGACAAGCATTTGAGGACGCAGGTTATCACTGCGAAATTTTCGGCGAAAAGACTTATAACGGAGTGGCGATAATCTCAACGAGCAAACCGGACTCCGTACAGAGGGGATTTCTCGGAGAGAAAGAACCATTTTCCAGACGTTTTCTCGAAGCAACTTTCGGAAATGTCCACGTACTTGATGTCTATATTCCAAATGGACAGGCTGTCGGCAGTGAAAAGTTCTTCTATAAGCTCAATTGGTTAAAAGCACTCAAGAATCATCTTGAGACTGAACACAAACCAAGTGATCTCCTGGCAATCTGCGGTGATTACAACATCGCGCCGGAAGACAGAGATGTCTACGACCCTGTTGAATTGAAAGACCAAATTCTTTTCAGTGGCGAAGAAAAAGATGCTTTGAAAGCTATTCAAAATTGGGGATTAGTTGATTCATTTCGTTTGTTTAATGACGAAGCAGGACACTATTCGTGGTGGGACTATCGAATGAACGCATTTCGACGCAAGATGGGTCTTAGAATTGACCATATTTGGGTCACAGAACCGCTCTCAAAGCGTTGTACGGCGTCTTGGATTGATATGGAGCCACGTAAGCTCGAAAAGCCTTCAGACCACGCTCCTATCGCGGCCACATTCGACCTTTAAGCAATTGGGCGCATGCAATGCGCCCCTACAAAACAAAAGGTCCAGGATTTCTCCTGGACCTTTTCAACTTAACCATTCTCGGAAGCGGGCGCATGCAATGCGCCCCTACAAGTACTACTTCTTCGGATATGGGAAGAGGATATCGAATTGGTGGATACCATTGATGGAATCCATGCCGCCTTCAATAATCATGTCAGCCAACTTGTTGCACTTACGGAAGTAAGAGTCACTCGGTTGACCACCTTCGATTCTGCGCTTCATGTCTTCGCACAGGATGTCAGCAGCAGCGATTGTTACTTCGTTGCCCTGACGGCTTGCATACATGCTTGTCACGATCATGGTGATTGTGTCTTGAACATGCTGCGACATGAGAGCGATGCGGCACTGACGATCAGCAAGTTTCAATTGGTGTTTAACCATTGCACCGCTTAATTCAAGCGGCAGCTTGGTGAGCATTTCAAGCGCATATTCCACATGACCTTTGAGTGTCGAATTGACACTGCTCAAATCAGGCTTGTCTGGTGATGCCAATTCTGCGCCAACACGCCACATGGCGTAATTGGTCAATTCCGGGAAGAGCGCCAGAGCATGTGCCGGATTCATCGGGTTGAAATTCTTGATCTTGTGCTTCTGCAAAGCAAGACCAACTGGTTCAAAGTATTTTTGACCATGGTCTTTAGCCAGCGCTTTGAAGAAAGCCATGCCAAGCATTTCGCCTTCACCTTCAAAGATGCAAGGTGCCAAGAAGTCATGCACATTGTCCCCGAAGAGATGTCCACCCAAGAAGGAGCGTCCACCATGCGTCTTCATGAAGTACTCAATGGCTACTTCTTTTTGTGCTTCCGAACCAAATATCTTGGCAATGATGCACTCGAGTTCACCACGATAGCCGTTATCTAACAGATAAGAGCCCCAGGTGTAGAGAGCATCAGCACCGGTGATAAGAGCAGCTGTACGAGCAATTCTTCTCTTAACCAGTTCACGGGTGTCGATGGCAGCGCCGTAGGTCTCACGGAACTGAGCCCAAGGAAGCATATTACCTAACATGATACGCATCGAGCCGGCGGCTGTTGCGCACAAGGCCAAACGACCCAGGTTCAAGCCGTGATAGGCAACGGTTAGTCCATCACCAATCTTCGGTACCAAGCGATTTTCTTTCGGTACAGCAAGCTTATTGAAGCGCAGTCCATTGTTGTGAATCCGTCTCAATGCCCAGATGTGATAAGGCACTACTTGGAATTGCTCATTTTCTTGAGCCGGCAAATCAACAACCAGTGCTGAAGGCTTGTTATCAATCAAACAAACAACGCCTACTGTGTGTCCGGGGAGCGCATTGGTAATGAAGAGCTTTTCACCGGTCAAAAGATAATGGTCGCCATTGTCAACCGCAACTGTGCGTAAAGCTGTCAAATCCGATCCGGCATTTGGTTCAGTCAGGGCAAATCCCGATTGGGCTTGACCGGAAGCCAAACGCGGCAAGAATCTTTGCTTTTGCTCTTCGTTGCCGTATGTACGAACCGGGTCAACAGCACCGATACATCCGTGAACTGAAGCCAGCCCCGATGTTGTCGGATCAATGGTGGCCATTTGACCCAAGAAGGTCATGAAGTGCTGCACTGAAGCACCTTGTCCGCCATATTGAGGTTCAATCAACATGCCGAAATAGCCGTTAGTCGCCAGGTCTTTTCTAAACGCGGCGGACAGCTTGCCGTTGGCGTCATAAATAGTATTGGCATCACGATGTTTGGCAGCTGCTTCCAAGCAAGCTTTCATTGCCGGTACGCAAGCAGCTTGCGGGTTAATTGGAGCTGAAGAGAAGAGATCCAGAGCAACTTTCTTATCCCAAACAGCTTTGTGAATTGGGCTGTTGATAGTCTTATATTGAGCTGCGAAGCCAGCTTCGACCTGTTCATCAGCACGATCGACAGCACCTGTGCGTTGCGCTTCTTCCTTGCTCTTGCCGGCCAGCGTAAGCGCTGTTTCAGCAAACGTCACCTTGTTGTCGTCTTGAATTTTGTCTTTGTCTTGAGTCACTGTCATATACCGATCTTCCACCGTACTAGGGTTCGAAATAAATCATAAACGATCTAAGTTCATAATTTATTAGTCAGACAGGTTTTATTGAACCTTGACATTGCAATCGGATGAAATGAACTAGAATGCAAGTTAGGATCTATATTGATGGTCGAACCAGGTCAACTACAAAGGACAACAGATATGCAATCGGATATGAAACAGCATAAGATTGCCATTGTCTTTGATGACAGTTGTCAGTTTTGCCGAAACCAAATCAAAAAGATTAAAAGCATGGATCCGGCCAACCAATTTGATTATGTGCCTCGCTCGGCTCCTGATTTAGTAAGTCGCTTTCCCATTCTCAAAGAAATGAATTTCGACTCGGGCATGCGTCTAATTACAACCGACAATCATGTTTACGTCGGCGCTGACGCTATCCATCAAATAGCCAGGCATTTGCCGGCAACTAAGTCTTTTGCCTGGCTTTATCAACTACCGATTATCAATCAAGTCTGCAAATTGGTATATAAATGGATAGCGGCCAATAGAAAGAAGCTCGCTGGAAGTTGTGACACAGGAACCTGCCATTTTGAGTAAGAAGTTGAAATTAGCTTCGATAGTTGTAGCGGCATTACTTTGCTCTTCAATTACTTGCTTACCTTCGGTGGACGCCGAAGTGCCGGGAGTTCGGGATCATATAAACCGTGGCAATATGTTTTTGTCACGCCGTGCTTATGAAGAGGCGATAAAGGAATACGACGAAGCCCTCAAACTTGAGCCGACAAACTCAATAGCCAAGGGAAATATAGTCGTCGCGCACACCAACTGGGGCATAAGCCTTGCTAATCGCAACCAATACAAAGAAGCGATGGAACAGTGGCAACTTTGTCTTACATTGAGTCCCGGCTACAAAGATGCCGTTCGTAATATGGCATTGTTGCGGTCGAAGCTTGAACGCTCTAATCAGCTGGACTTAATTGGCGAAGGCGACGAAGGCGGCGATGTTGTCTGGCAAGGCGA
Above is a window of Candidatus Obscuribacterales bacterium DNA encoding:
- a CDS encoding aldo/keto reductase family protein, with translation MEYRKLGKWALRVSEIGIGSWLTYGGSVDKKQSIHCLHHAFEQGINFFDTANVYAHGESEKVVGEAIKHLDRDDIVLATKVYFPMGNGPNDGGLSRKHIFEQCHHSLKRLDTSYIDLYQCHRFDPNVSMEELVRTMDDLTRQGKILYWGVSEWPAEKIVEAVEVASKLNAPPPVSNQPFYNMLGRSIEESVIPTCEKLGLGQVVFSPLAQGVLTGKYKPGHKHPTDSRAADPRQNAFMVGRDLMSDATLEKVQQLALIANQLGISNAQLALAWCLRLGNISSCIIGATKTSQIDDNVKASGIKLSQDVLKRIDDIVSANYAGIS
- a CDS encoding DUF2807 domain-containing protein — translated: MFRILLMILAFQLFLPAFAAKSGIMTETEAKTDNLFTPPDFVTFAQISMDAPEIILAVEGVNATIKRVPKLSQINVSSNCPGHWNCTRNVIRQVAALNMPKGVAIRADSAGGVALVNGKVYGLPSSGGQIKGLKIENGQVIINGQPMQPLQGSDKAGSCTGPDVLEVQVPDTYMGDLRLLINGNSQVAVDGWKNGAVQANVATNGTLSANKLDKVAKLVIDVQGKGKAHVGNMTAKTLVVNIVGDGNITIDHGTADVSNATISGTGTISLHGKYNNMQKDVKGQGVIEILD
- a CDS encoding HEAT repeat domain-containing protein, with product MDLNKLADLVEQMSIEHSYPGYDVRSTHLGMPDSVTKSPARLFGLALEHESVMVKLVALRWFYDRPGDAKRYQKTLLDLLASPDEWVRLETAKTISRIHNVDEQVAIAVSKLLSDPNMEVRKHAAKALGKLGHKNSEIIENLQKASSDSDREVRWKAEKALRLLGAYQ
- a CDS encoding ribbon-helix-helix domain-containing protein — protein: MPKKVLIAIPQAMLEQADYIAQCEHRTRSDLIREALRRYLDNFKRTQGSGQSMSPSSVTVVAEQPVAVS
- the xth gene encoding exodeoxyribonuclease III, whose translation is MNDVIISSWNVNSINVRLQHVLDWLEKTKPNVLCLQEIKTVDEKFPRQAFEDAGYHCEIFGEKTYNGVAIISTSKPDSVQRGFLGEKEPFSRRFLEATFGNVHVLDVYIPNGQAVGSEKFFYKLNWLKALKNHLETEHKPSDLLAICGDYNIAPEDRDVYDPVELKDQILFSGEEKDALKAIQNWGLVDSFRLFNDEAGHYSWWDYRMNAFRRKMGLRIDHIWVTEPLSKRCTASWIDMEPRKLEKPSDHAPIAATFDL
- a CDS encoding acyl-CoA/acyl-ACP dehydrogenase, coding for MTVTQDKDKIQDDNKVTFAETALTLAGKSKEEAQRTGAVDRADEQVEAGFAAQYKTINSPIHKAVWDKKVALDLFSSAPINPQAACVPAMKACLEAAAKHRDANTIYDANGKLSAAFRKDLATNGYFGMLIEPQYGGQGASVQHFMTFLGQMATIDPTTSGLASVHGCIGAVDPVRTYGNEEQKQRFLPRLASGQAQSGFALTEPNAGSDLTALRTVAVDNGDHYLLTGEKLFITNALPGHTVGVVCLIDNKPSALVVDLPAQENEQFQVVPYHIWALRRIHNNGLRFNKLAVPKENRLVPKIGDGLTVAYHGLNLGRLALCATAAGSMRIMLGNMLPWAQFRETYGAAIDTRELVKRRIARTAALITGADALYTWGSYLLDNGYRGELECIIAKIFGSEAQKEVAIEYFMKTHGGRSFLGGHLFGDNVHDFLAPCIFEGEGEMLGMAFFKALAKDHGQKYFEPVGLALQKHKIKNFNPMNPAHALALFPELTNYAMWRVGAELASPDKPDLSSVNSTLKGHVEYALEMLTKLPLELSGAMVKHQLKLADRQCRIALMSQHVQDTITMIVTSMYASRQGNEVTIAAADILCEDMKRRIEGGQPSDSYFRKCNKLADMIIEGGMDSINGIHQFDILFPYPKK
- a CDS encoding DUF393 domain-containing protein, whose product is MVEPGQLQRTTDMQSDMKQHKIAIVFDDSCQFCRNQIKKIKSMDPANQFDYVPRSAPDLVSRFPILKEMNFDSGMRLITTDNHVYVGADAIHQIARHLPATKSFAWLYQLPIINQVCKLVYKWIAANRKKLAGSCDTGTCHFE
- a CDS encoding tetratricopeptide repeat protein, coding for MSKKLKLASIVVAALLCSSITCLPSVDAEVPGVRDHINRGNMFLSRRAYEEAIKEYDEALKLEPTNSIAKGNIVVAHTNWGISLANRNQYKEAMEQWQLCLTLSPGYKDAVRNMALLRSKLERSNQLDLIGEGDEGGDVVWQGDKINKSDKGKKENAKASASPDNANAPSSIKILTPGIKQNPESGLQSYDMSTMSSSSPTPSKTTETVMQSQSSPPPSASSSDTMDEQLGQIETKVYGSRQTNMPVIQRLQKLETDAAGHPRTGTIKERIDFLRQTWGL